The proteins below are encoded in one region of Candidatus Brocadiaceae bacterium:
- a CDS encoding CDGSH iron-sulfur domain-containing protein yields MPVKLELEPGTYWWCRCGKSNEIPFCDGSHVRTEHMPVKFSIHEKKQVNLCNCQLTKNAPYCDGSHHTHEH; encoded by the coding sequence ATGCCGGTTAAATTAGAATTAGAGCCTGGGACATATTGGTGGTGCAGGTGTGGGAAATCAAATGAAATACCCTTTTGTGATGGGTCTCATGTCAGGACAGAACATATGCCCGTAAAGTTCTCTATTCACGAGAAGAAACAGGTGAATCTCTGTAATTGTCAGCTTACGAAAAATGCACCGTATTGCGATGGATCACACCATACCCATGAACATTAA
- a CDS encoding hemerythrin family protein, with protein MLSQWHNDLTTGNAIIDTENQELFSKVHSFMNTVHSQKSSIEVAGMLGYLSRYIIRHFHDEEALMSEYGYDGLNIHKKEHIQFAKEINSIGKKVEDIGITEEVVSQLKEQLSRWLEFHVNIEDKKLADCIRNKKNKSNS; from the coding sequence ATGTTATCACAATGGCATAATGATTTAACAACAGGAAATGCGATCATAGATACAGAGAACCAGGAACTATTCTCAAAAGTTCACTCGTTTATGAATACCGTACATTCACAAAAAAGCTCAATAGAAGTCGCTGGTATGTTAGGGTATTTATCAAGGTATATAATCCGACACTTTCATGATGAAGAGGCTTTGATGTCTGAATATGGTTATGACGGTCTGAATATTCACAAAAAAGAACATATTCAATTTGCAAAGGAAATCAATTCCATTGGGAAAAAAGTTGAAGATATAGGTATTACTGAGGAAGTAGTATCTCAATTAAAGGAACAATTATCCAGGTGGTTAGAATTCCATGTGAACATTGAAGACAAAAAACTGGCTGATTGTATAAGAAACAAAAAAAACAAATCCAATTCCTAG